In Fodinibius saliphilus, a genomic segment contains:
- a CDS encoding MFS transporter gives MFDRIRPYINLVSNNQAYRRLWLSQVVSNFGDWFGILAVYALITRYSDSEFLLGLIIVVKMMSLASFSPFAGYLTDRFNRRRIMIMCDMLRAIIVAGLLLVVSYDTLWLAYVLTALQMMLSAVFEPAKTSSIPNVTTEEELVDANVLSAASWSIIFTLGMGFGGLATAWLGTDLVFIIDACTYLLSAWFIYKATIPQKRMSEAELKRTRNPITGIVEGFQYLWKNKQIMRPTLAKASYTMFLGALTYMLILISEDVLLMGSIGIGLLYSARGVGTGIGPIIGRRIFSQEKDWVRAMGFCMIFGGVMYSIVGLTTSLTVMLIFVFIAHAASGANWVMSTVLLQRRTPDTFRGRVFSTEWLLFTLAQSASVLIASWVLENRWFTIQQAMVAFALALSVIGIVWHYTIAKKEQVYQSEQSSELSTAQNR, from the coding sequence TTGTTCGATAGAATCCGCCCTTACATAAACCTGGTTTCTAATAATCAGGCCTATCGCCGACTATGGCTGAGCCAGGTAGTGTCAAATTTTGGAGATTGGTTTGGGATCCTTGCGGTATATGCACTTATCACACGCTACTCGGATTCTGAATTTCTATTGGGACTAATCATTGTGGTTAAAATGATGAGTCTGGCCAGCTTTTCTCCCTTCGCAGGTTATCTGACAGACCGTTTTAACAGGCGTCGTATTATGATAATGTGTGATATGCTGAGGGCCATTATTGTCGCCGGTTTATTACTGGTCGTCTCATATGACACATTATGGCTTGCCTATGTACTTACTGCTTTGCAGATGATGCTATCGGCGGTATTTGAACCGGCCAAAACATCTTCAATTCCCAACGTGACAACCGAAGAAGAGCTGGTAGATGCAAATGTACTTTCAGCTGCAAGCTGGAGCATCATCTTCACACTGGGAATGGGATTTGGAGGACTGGCAACGGCATGGTTGGGAACCGACTTGGTATTCATTATTGATGCTTGTACTTATCTGCTGTCGGCTTGGTTCATATATAAGGCCACAATACCACAAAAAAGGATGTCTGAAGCAGAGCTAAAACGTACCCGAAATCCCATTACCGGTATTGTAGAAGGATTTCAGTATCTGTGGAAGAATAAGCAGATCATGCGGCCTACATTGGCAAAAGCTAGTTATACCATGTTTCTGGGGGCACTAACCTATATGCTCATACTTATTTCCGAAGATGTACTGTTAATGGGAAGTATCGGAATTGGGCTCTTATACTCAGCTCGTGGGGTGGGCACGGGGATTGGGCCCATCATAGGTCGCAGGATTTTTAGTCAAGAGAAAGATTGGGTGCGTGCAATGGGTTTTTGCATGATCTTTGGGGGGGTAATGTATTCGATAGTAGGGCTTACCACCAGTTTAACGGTGATGCTAATTTTTGTTTTTATTGCCCACGCTGCCTCAGGGGCAAATTGGGTGATGAGTACGGTGTTATTACAACGGCGCACACCCGATACGTTCAGGGGACGTGTTTTTAGTACCGAATGGTTGCTTTTTACCCTTGCCCAGTCTGCTTCTGTTTTAATTGCTTCATGGGTGCTTGAAAACAGGTGGTTCACCATACAGCAAGCAATGGTAGCCTTTGCTCTCGCTTTAAGCGTGATAGGGATAGTATGGCACTATACTATTGCTAAAAAGGAGCAGGTCTATCAAAGTGAACAATCTTCTGAACTCAGTACGGCCCAAAATAGATAA
- a CDS encoding DUF2059 domain-containing protein encodes MKKILLTVFLFIFSATAFAQIDSHMQAVNELMEVMHMKEQITESADRMLKLQVQASPQMAQHQDIMSDFFHKYINWKNIGDDIKKVYKETFTEDEIRELTAFYNSDIGQKYARLTPTITEETAKITQGVIKDHQMELQQKIMRNMQGN; translated from the coding sequence ATGAAGAAAATTCTATTAACAGTTTTCCTATTTATATTTTCAGCTACTGCTTTTGCTCAAATCGATTCGCATATGCAAGCGGTCAATGAGCTTATGGAAGTGATGCATATGAAAGAGCAGATTACAGAATCTGCCGACCGTATGTTAAAGCTGCAAGTTCAAGCCTCACCTCAGATGGCGCAACATCAAGATATCATGTCAGATTTCTTCCATAAATATATTAATTGGAAAAACATTGGAGATGATATAAAAAAGGTATACAAAGAGACCTTTACGGAAGATGAAATTCGGGAACTAACGGCTTTTTACAACAGTGATATCGGTCAGAAGTATGCTCGCCTTACGCCAACGATTACTGAAGAAACGGCAAAAATAACACAAGGGGTGATCAAGGATCACCAGATGGAGCTGCAGCAAAAAATCATGCGGAATATGCAAGGGAATTAG
- a CDS encoding PH domain-containing protein, which produces MVDQPKLKTISLSTSWKNHILGYIFSVLLIPVFGVGLALLYWIKQKHKKYRYQFTDTQITSRDDKYQRNIDLVNIEKVEVEQDWIQEKMGVGNITLYTSAFSMTLRGLETPYKLKDLLEKAIYDQKERLKQKEDNKPKKPDHKPGTKERMDYLTGLWQQGLVSDEDYEKERKHFE; this is translated from the coding sequence ATGGTTGACCAACCAAAATTAAAAACGATATCCCTTTCAACGAGCTGGAAAAACCATATTTTGGGTTACATTTTTTCAGTTTTGCTCATTCCTGTTTTTGGTGTCGGACTGGCACTCCTTTATTGGATTAAGCAAAAACACAAAAAGTATAGGTACCAATTTACTGACACTCAGATAACTTCACGAGATGATAAATACCAACGTAATATTGACCTGGTAAATATTGAAAAGGTCGAAGTAGAACAAGATTGGATCCAAGAGAAAATGGGTGTAGGTAATATCACACTATATACTTCAGCTTTTTCAATGACCCTCCGGGGATTGGAAACCCCCTATAAGTTGAAAGACCTGCTAGAAAAAGCAATCTATGATCAAAAAGAACGGTTAAAACAGAAAGAAGATAACAAACCGAAAAAGCCAGATCATAAACCCGGTACCAAAGAACGTATGGACTACCTCACGGGACTATGGCAACAGGGACTTGTTTCTGACGAAGATTATGAAAAAGAGCGAAAACATTTTGAGTAA
- the ccsA gene encoding cytochrome c biogenesis protein CcsA, giving the protein MTLKPWKYLVALWMTAVIVCGFLIPIPEIPVLEESARNLFLHVPMWFTMAVCFALGLFYSIKYLNDPDLAVDRKAETATQIGLLFGICGLLTGALWARFTWGTWWTFSEPRMNLSALGMMIYVAYFVLRTAFDNPEKRAKIAAVFNVFAATTIPFLLYIIPRQLPSLHPGADGNPAFSEITAPELRYIFYPAVVGFIALAIWLIDILNRYKKIKHQIEQPL; this is encoded by the coding sequence ATGACGTTAAAACCTTGGAAATATCTTGTAGCGCTGTGGATGACCGCAGTGATTGTTTGTGGCTTTTTAATCCCGATCCCCGAAATCCCGGTACTGGAAGAATCAGCTAGGAATTTATTTCTGCACGTGCCCATGTGGTTTACAATGGCGGTTTGTTTTGCCTTGGGCCTGTTTTACAGCATAAAATATCTGAATGATCCTGATCTGGCCGTTGATAGAAAGGCCGAGACAGCTACACAGATTGGGTTGCTTTTTGGGATCTGTGGTTTGTTAACAGGAGCATTATGGGCGCGATTCACATGGGGAACCTGGTGGACATTCTCAGAGCCAAGGATGAATTTATCGGCTTTGGGGATGATGATTTATGTCGCATATTTTGTATTGCGTACCGCTTTTGATAATCCCGAAAAACGAGCAAAAATTGCTGCCGTGTTTAATGTTTTTGCAGCAACGACGATACCTTTTTTACTTTATATTATTCCGCGGCAGTTACCAAGCCTGCACCCTGGTGCAGACGGGAATCCTGCTTTTAGTGAAATTACAGCACCGGAATTGAGATATATATTTTATCCGGCGGTCGTTGGATTTATCGCCTTAGCCATTTGGCTAATTGATATCTTAAATCGATATAAAAAAATTAAGCACCAAATAGAACAACCTCTATGA
- a CDS encoding cytochrome c maturation protein CcmE domain-containing protein, with product MKPKLIIGIVAIVGFTSLLMYNFGNSISTYVNFEQASGMEGAHVVGTLDKSKDYGFSMKNKQLSFYMKDEDGNVRRVIYPKTKPNNFEEADKLVVIGKMENGVFYANEMLMKCPSKYNNNDGSQFQKASKSS from the coding sequence ATGAAACCAAAACTTATTATTGGCATCGTTGCCATCGTTGGTTTTACTTCATTGCTGATGTACAATTTTGGAAACAGCATTAGCACTTATGTGAACTTTGAACAAGCTTCAGGCATGGAGGGGGCGCATGTTGTTGGAACCCTTGATAAATCCAAAGATTATGGGTTTTCAATGAAAAATAAGCAGTTATCGTTTTACATGAAGGATGAAGATGGTAATGTACGGCGCGTAATCTATCCGAAAACCAAACCTAACAACTTTGAAGAGGCTGATAAGCTTGTTGTTATCGGCAAGATGGAAAATGGGGTGTTTTATGCCAATGAAATGTTGATGAAATGCCCTTCCAAGTATAACAATAACGACGGTTCACAATTCCAAAAAGCGTCAAAGAGCTCGTAA
- a CDS encoding heme lyase CcmF/NrfE family subunit, with amino-acid sequence MIGFLGKLSINAAFLCSILAAVGYFLYSRKDNNQYFKVSNWLFGFQGLFLAVASGFLMYIILTHQFNFYYVYNYTSSDLQLKYLISAFWGGQEGSFMLWILVSTLLGFGLMKWTRKPFRGPVLFFLTLTQVFLLSMVVGLPIGDFTIGASPFRTLAEAMPNAPFLQSNPDFVPQDGKGLNDLLKSPWMMIHPPILFVGFAMMTIPYCFAMAALWKRKYNEWVGPALPWTLGANVALLTAIFLGGYWAYVTLSFGGYWAWDPVENASFVPWLLGTAGIHTMIIQRKSSTSQKASLLFAILAYVAIVYETFLTRSGVLSDSSVHSFVDLGLYNQLVLFMAVVTLVGLGLFFYRYKELPSQQKESKFLSREFMTFAGAMILFLIGLVIILGTSSPIIGRLFVDNPTPPEVSFYNEWTMPLAMIAAIFTVLGQYLFWKRQDAESLTNDLLWPVAIACVLTLASIILGNVRNIYYMFYLLTAWFTVVGNSVIMLRLIRKNPMLIGGVLSHIGFGVLLLGILASSAYNKNLLDQSMKNYNAAIERGEVTDEQGFLKTQKVNFLELKLNQPKIVDDKYKVTYKGYTLRNQERPGQQQYIIQFEPADGSGQQFTLKPKVYPMLSSSSMGNIQWSVSPDVRTGWLSDIYLYVSGSAYVERRNEQAKEQAKQRNQPVSSTQKDSLRKQKITLGKGQTVAVGSYDLTFNSYGEIQNKKLQDSTMVAVRANLEISPRGSDSSAPLSPIFSVYSKDGENWTYAPPVKIPGEKEASIQFSRVDPTDGDIELTIRGIDEKVEEEWVLLVAEEKPFISVVWLGTFLLMAGFSVSIFRHWGRERKKSA; translated from the coding sequence ATGATTGGTTTTTTAGGTAAGCTATCTATTAATGCAGCATTTTTGTGTTCTATCTTGGCTGCTGTCGGTTATTTTCTGTATTCAAGAAAGGATAACAATCAATATTTCAAAGTTTCAAACTGGTTGTTTGGCTTCCAGGGGCTTTTCCTGGCCGTTGCTTCTGGATTCCTAATGTATATAATCTTGACGCACCAGTTTAACTTCTACTATGTATATAACTATACCAGCAGTGATCTGCAGCTCAAGTATTTGATATCTGCTTTCTGGGGAGGCCAAGAAGGTAGCTTTATGCTTTGGATCCTGGTATCAACGCTACTCGGGTTTGGCTTGATGAAATGGACCCGCAAACCGTTTCGCGGTCCTGTTCTCTTCTTTTTGACCCTAACACAGGTGTTTCTGTTATCTATGGTCGTTGGGTTGCCCATAGGAGATTTCACTATTGGTGCTTCTCCATTTCGTACGCTGGCAGAGGCGATGCCTAATGCGCCCTTTCTTCAATCAAATCCTGATTTTGTGCCTCAAGACGGTAAGGGGTTAAACGACCTGCTCAAAAGTCCTTGGATGATGATTCATCCCCCGATTTTATTTGTAGGTTTTGCCATGATGACGATCCCGTATTGTTTTGCTATGGCAGCTCTCTGGAAACGAAAATACAACGAATGGGTAGGGCCGGCACTTCCGTGGACACTTGGTGCTAATGTTGCTTTACTTACAGCCATTTTCTTGGGCGGGTATTGGGCGTATGTGACTCTCTCATTTGGTGGGTACTGGGCGTGGGATCCCGTAGAAAATGCTTCTTTTGTACCATGGCTTTTGGGCACAGCGGGCATTCATACGATGATTATTCAGCGTAAAAGTTCGACCTCCCAGAAAGCCTCTTTACTCTTTGCCATTTTAGCGTATGTAGCCATAGTATATGAAACCTTCTTGACCCGGTCCGGGGTATTATCAGACTCCTCGGTACACAGTTTTGTTGATTTGGGGCTGTATAACCAGCTTGTCCTTTTTATGGCTGTAGTTACCCTCGTTGGACTGGGACTCTTTTTTTACCGCTACAAGGAGCTTCCATCACAGCAAAAAGAGTCGAAGTTTTTGAGCCGTGAATTCATGACCTTTGCCGGGGCAATGATTCTTTTCCTAATAGGATTAGTGATTATCCTGGGAACCAGTTCCCCAATTATTGGGCGGCTTTTTGTAGATAACCCCACACCGCCGGAGGTAAGTTTTTACAATGAGTGGACGATGCCACTGGCAATGATTGCAGCAATATTTACCGTGTTGGGCCAATATCTGTTCTGGAAAAGGCAAGATGCCGAATCATTGACCAATGATCTGTTATGGCCGGTAGCCATAGCTTGTGTACTAACCCTTGCTTCTATAATACTGGGTAACGTACGTAATATCTACTATATGTTTTATTTATTAACAGCATGGTTCACGGTAGTCGGTAACAGCGTGATAATGTTACGCCTTATACGTAAGAATCCAATGCTTATTGGCGGGGTTTTGAGTCATATTGGTTTTGGTGTGCTTTTATTGGGGATACTAGCCTCTTCGGCCTACAATAAAAATCTACTGGACCAGTCGATGAAAAATTATAACGCGGCTATTGAACGTGGTGAAGTGACGGATGAGCAGGGATTTCTGAAGACGCAAAAAGTGAACTTTTTGGAACTCAAACTGAATCAACCAAAAATTGTTGATGATAAATACAAAGTAACCTACAAAGGATATACACTTCGTAACCAGGAGCGCCCTGGTCAGCAGCAGTATATTATTCAATTTGAGCCGGCTGATGGGAGTGGCCAACAGTTTACTTTGAAGCCTAAGGTATACCCAATGTTATCTTCCTCTTCAATGGGTAATATTCAGTGGTCGGTAAGTCCCGACGTAAGAACCGGGTGGCTTAGTGATATTTACCTGTATGTATCGGGCAGTGCCTATGTAGAACGTCGTAATGAGCAAGCTAAGGAGCAAGCGAAACAAAGAAACCAGCCGGTGTCTTCCACACAGAAAGATTCGCTTAGAAAACAGAAGATAACGCTGGGCAAAGGCCAAACTGTTGCGGTAGGAAGTTATGATCTCACCTTTAATAGTTACGGAGAAATTCAAAATAAAAAGCTGCAAGACAGCACGATGGTAGCAGTGCGTGCTAATCTTGAAATATCACCGCGAGGTAGTGATAGCTCTGCACCTTTATCACCGATATTCTCGGTATACAGTAAAGATGGTGAAAACTGGACATACGCTCCTCCGGTGAAGATACCCGGCGAAAAGGAGGCTTCTATTCAGTTTAGTCGCGTAGATCCTACAGATGGAGATATCGAGCTTACTATTCGCGGTATAGATGAGAAAGTAGAAGAGGAGTGGGTATTACTCGTGGCCGAAGAGAAACCGTTTATATCGGTTGTATGGCTTGGTACCTTTTTGTTAATGGCTGGATTTAGCGTTTCCATTTTCCGACATTGGGGTAGGGAACGAAAAAAATCTGCTTGA
- the truA gene encoding tRNA pseudouridine(38-40) synthase TruA: protein MPRYKILIEFKGSRYNGWQKQPNGDTVEGCIESALQRILRQPVDIIGQGRTDSGVHAEGQVAHFDFPETLDNNRLLYALLGVLPHDIGVWDMEEVDPQFHARFDASSRQYRYQIARRPKPLLKDISEMVLDDLDIAAMKGCAQKILGIHNFDSFTKPDNENPDSTCEVMQSEFNSVEGILTYRIEANRFVRHLVRRLVGTMIQVGKGKRTVDDFFDMIDNPSKMKNGHGAAAKGLILEKVEYKKSSKSS, encoded by the coding sequence ATGCCAAGATATAAGATTTTAATAGAGTTTAAAGGCAGTCGCTATAACGGCTGGCAAAAGCAGCCCAATGGGGATACGGTAGAGGGGTGTATTGAGTCGGCGTTGCAGCGGATTTTGCGCCAACCGGTGGATATTATTGGGCAGGGCCGTACCGACAGTGGTGTACATGCAGAGGGACAGGTGGCGCATTTTGACTTTCCTGAAACCCTTGATAACAATCGTTTGCTATATGCATTACTGGGGGTTCTGCCGCACGATATTGGGGTTTGGGATATGGAAGAGGTCGATCCTCAATTCCATGCCCGTTTTGATGCCTCTAGTCGGCAATATCGTTACCAAATTGCTCGCCGCCCGAAACCACTTCTTAAAGATATCTCTGAAATGGTCTTAGATGATCTGGATATTGCAGCAATGAAGGGATGTGCACAGAAAATATTGGGTATTCATAACTTTGACAGCTTTACAAAACCGGATAATGAAAACCCGGATTCTACCTGTGAAGTAATGCAGTCTGAATTTAATTCGGTAGAGGGTATATTGACTTATCGAATAGAAGCAAATCGTTTTGTGCGGCATTTGGTTAGACGCCTGGTAGGTACGATGATTCAGGTGGGAAAGGGCAAACGAACAGTTGATGATTTTTTCGATATGATCGATAATCCCAGTAAAATGAAGAATGGCCATGGAGCTGCTGCAAAAGGTCTGATACTGGAAAAAGTAGAATATAAAAAAAGTTCAAAAAGTTCTTGA
- a CDS encoding NADH-quinone oxidoreductase subunit N → MVEQTLHSIGQFYPEIIVVLTLCAIIIGDLFTKEKNHSAGGIMLGGLILAGIATIFQIGTNEAIFYEILAVDPFAVFFKILIILAAIFVVLFSMRSTELENYESRIGEFYMLLSGMVLGMLLMVSATNLLLMYLAFEITSISSYVLVGFTKRSQRSSESSVKYIIFGAVSSGIMLYGLSLLIGVTGATDIFAVNEALNAGIPQPVIFNLSIAMILVGLGFKVAVVPFHFWAPDVYEGATFSIAAILAVASKIAALGLLLRLFTVSFIDIGTFSENGVWQTIFTNDIPWDVVIGTMAALAMIVGNFTALMQDNIKRMLAYSSIAHAGYILMGVVIFSEQGISSILVYVFIYLFMNLGAFYIAMLFSNSFDTESIEMYKGLGHRAPMEGVAMTIFLVSLTGLPPTGGFVAKLYIFGAAVSAGWIWLVAIAGITTVISLYYYIRVVRNMFLYNPEEGASKPKFDIRSKVILGALLIPTLLLGVYFTPLVEFAKQSIKIFGLN, encoded by the coding sequence ATGGTTGAACAGACATTACATAGTATTGGCCAGTTTTACCCCGAGATAATTGTCGTGCTTACGCTGTGCGCAATTATTATAGGTGACCTCTTCACTAAAGAGAAAAACCATTCCGCCGGGGGGATTATGCTTGGCGGTCTGATACTCGCCGGAATAGCCACCATTTTTCAAATTGGTACCAATGAAGCGATTTTCTATGAAATACTGGCAGTTGATCCTTTCGCGGTATTTTTTAAAATCCTCATTATTCTAGCCGCGATTTTCGTTGTGCTTTTCTCTATGAGAAGCACAGAACTGGAAAATTATGAATCACGCATAGGCGAATTCTATATGCTGCTTTCCGGTATGGTGCTAGGAATGCTGCTTATGGTAAGCGCCACGAATCTGTTATTAATGTATCTTGCATTTGAGATCACCAGTATCAGCTCATATGTGCTGGTAGGCTTTACCAAGAGATCACAGCGATCATCCGAATCATCGGTGAAATACATCATATTCGGTGCGGTATCATCAGGAATCATGCTCTACGGACTCTCGCTCCTGATTGGTGTAACAGGAGCAACTGATATCTTTGCCGTTAATGAGGCGTTAAATGCAGGTATTCCACAGCCTGTTATTTTCAACCTCTCCATTGCCATGATTCTGGTAGGGCTCGGCTTCAAGGTTGCCGTTGTCCCCTTCCATTTCTGGGCTCCCGACGTTTATGAAGGGGCAACTTTCTCAATTGCCGCCATACTTGCTGTTGCATCAAAAATTGCAGCTCTCGGATTGCTACTTAGACTTTTTACCGTATCGTTCATAGATATCGGTACATTTAGTGAAAACGGTGTCTGGCAAACAATATTCACGAACGACATTCCGTGGGATGTAGTAATCGGAACTATGGCCGCACTTGCCATGATTGTGGGGAATTTCACCGCCCTGATGCAGGACAATATTAAGCGGATGCTCGCCTATTCCAGTATTGCTCACGCAGGTTATATTCTGATGGGCGTAGTTATATTTTCCGAACAGGGAATCTCATCCATCCTGGTCTATGTGTTTATCTACCTGTTTATGAACCTCGGAGCCTTTTATATCGCAATGCTTTTCTCTAACTCCTTCGATACGGAGTCCATCGAAATGTACAAAGGACTCGGGCACCGCGCGCCAATGGAAGGCGTTGCCATGACCATCTTCCTGGTATCCCTGACAGGACTACCCCCTACCGGCGGATTTGTTGCAAAGCTGTACATTTTCGGAGCGGCTGTTAGCGCAGGTTGGATATGGCTGGTAGCTATTGCGGGTATTACTACCGTAATTTCCCTTTATTATTACATACGCGTTGTGCGTAATATGTTTTTATACAATCCAGAAGAAGGCGCGAGCAAACCAAAATTTGATATCCGATCCAAAGTGATTCTCGGGGCCTTGTTAATTCCTACGCTATTACTGGGCGTTTACTTCACCCCACTCGTTGAATTCGCCAAACAGTCAATCAAAATATTCGGCCTAAACTAA
- a CDS encoding complex I subunit 4 family protein translates to MEFQFLGLGILTWIVFLPIAGMIIVLLIPDKNHNAIRWTAAAVTGIQVLLAGIIYSVFDQAKTGINNMESFQFVEKYDWITVDAVPWVGKINIDYFFGLDGLSVLMVILTALIAFVGVISSWNIKKMVKGYFALYLLLITGIMGVFVALDFFLFFIFWEVMLLPMYFLIGIWGGKRREYAAIKFFLYTFVGGILMLLTMLALYFSVAVPDPATGEMVHTFNILEMMNPDNFVDGALLGGVDTTWRYVAWMALFINFAIKIPIFPFHTWLPDAHVQAPTPISVILAGVLLKLGAYGLLRINFPILPDATLYFGYFMAVLGMISIIYGALCAMAQEDFKKLIAYSSISHMGIVILGIAALNTQGMVGGVLQMFNHGIITAVLFLSVGVLYDRTHTRGLYDFGGMANQMPKYTGIAMVGMFAALGLPGLNGFVSELFSFLGAFESYRWLTIISVTGIIITAGYILWTVQRIFLGETPQRWEELKDLTLREYISFVPLIILIVLLGIYPSLAIDLINSSLSGLVEFVTGGGGL, encoded by the coding sequence ATGGAATTTCAATTTTTGGGCCTAGGTATACTTACCTGGATTGTTTTTTTACCAATCGCAGGTATGATAATAGTACTCCTTATTCCTGATAAAAATCACAATGCCATTCGTTGGACCGCGGCAGCTGTTACCGGAATCCAGGTGCTGCTGGCCGGAATTATCTATTCGGTATTCGACCAGGCAAAAACTGGCATCAACAACATGGAAAGTTTCCAGTTTGTAGAAAAGTACGACTGGATTACGGTTGATGCCGTGCCCTGGGTGGGAAAAATTAATATTGATTACTTCTTCGGTCTCGACGGGTTGAGCGTTCTGATGGTGATTCTCACCGCACTGATCGCATTCGTAGGAGTTATCTCATCCTGGAATATCAAAAAAATGGTCAAGGGATATTTTGCCCTCTACCTCCTTTTGATAACAGGAATTATGGGCGTATTTGTAGCCCTTGATTTCTTTTTATTCTTCATCTTCTGGGAAGTAATGCTGTTGCCGATGTACTTTCTGATCGGAATCTGGGGCGGCAAGCGCCGGGAATATGCGGCTATCAAGTTCTTCCTCTACACTTTCGTAGGTGGTATTCTGATGCTGCTAACCATGCTCGCCCTCTATTTCAGCGTTGCCGTTCCCGATCCCGCTACCGGGGAGATGGTGCATACATTTAACATTCTGGAGATGATGAACCCCGATAACTTTGTAGATGGCGCTCTGCTGGGCGGCGTTGATACCACCTGGCGCTATGTTGCCTGGATGGCCCTTTTTATCAATTTCGCGATCAAGATTCCGATTTTCCCATTCCACACCTGGCTGCCGGATGCACACGTTCAGGCTCCCACGCCCATAAGTGTAATTTTGGCCGGTGTTCTGCTGAAACTCGGTGCATACGGATTGCTGAGAATCAACTTCCCGATCCTGCCCGATGCTACCCTTTATTTCGGATATTTTATGGCGGTTCTCGGGATGATAAGTATTATTTACGGAGCCCTTTGCGCCATGGCACAGGAAGACTTCAAGAAACTGATCGCCTACTCCTCTATCAGTCATATGGGTATCGTGATTCTCGGTATTGCCGCTCTCAATACCCAAGGTATGGTAGGTGGTGTTCTGCAGATGTTTAACCACGGTATCATCACCGCAGTACTCTTCCTCTCAGTTGGCGTGCTCTACGACCGAACGCATACCCGTGGCCTATACGATTTTGGAGGCATGGCAAATCAGATGCCAAAATATACGGGAATAGCAATGGTGGGTATGTTTGCCGCCCTGGGACTGCCCGGACTCAACGGATTTGTAAGTGAGCTGTTCTCGTTTCTGGGTGCTTTTGAAAGCTATCGCTGGCTAACCATAATATCTGTAACCGGTATTATTATTACAGCGGGATACATTCTTTGGACCGTTCAGAGAATATTTCTTGGTGAGACACCGCAACGCTGGGAGGAACTCAAGGATCTGACGTTGAGAGAATATATCAGCTTTGTACCGCTCATTATTCTCATTGTTCTTCTGGGAATCTATCCATCCTTAGCAATTGATCTCATCAACAGCTCACTGAGTGGACTTGTAGAATTTGTAACGGGTGGTGGAGGTCTATAG